One genomic segment of Corynebacterium durum includes these proteins:
- a CDS encoding MMPL family transporter, translated as MSRLLYRLGRAAYTHRLKFIAMWLLLFAAAAVAAGALAKPPSNSFSMPGAESVEAQEEISRRFNTSEDELTAPTGMIVVKAKEGTLSDPEQAVKIDAIVDKLKHSDALKSKDMIVNPVAADAAMRQGNPNSADVDEQSPLSPDKTTGIIQVMFDAAKMQDVDKNKVADVTKLLKDNADGLDIAYTGNAFDGAEQPGMQSELAGVLVAAVVLLVTFGSLVAAGMPLATAIVGVLLGSLGINAASGLTDSIDQNTTTLATMIGLAVGIDYALFILSRFRSELIQYVDGHNLTPKELAQRLRSIPRDKRAHLAGLAVGKAGTAVVFAGLTVIIALVALVIINIPIMSAMSLGAAGTVAIAVLVAIGLLPAILGLWGTRAFAARMPFIKAPDPEQETPTMGTRWVRMIRKHPALFLVAGVLALALLAIPAAQLRLAMPTGGSAAAPGSPSRTAYTMIEDAFGPGRQAPMIALVDVASLPEQQRPEAFTTAVRDFAGMDGVKNAQIATVNDAGDAAQVMIIPSNGATDKRTVDLLHNLRDHKSDFQEQTGASYRITGMAPIVQDLSDRLSGVLIPYVAIVVALAFVLLMVVFRSIWVPLIAALGFALSVAATFGITVLIWQEGFAGLVSDPQPLISQLPIILIGSVFGLAMDYQVFLVTRMREGYHHGMNAGPAVVYGFKHGARVVTAAALIMISVFAAFMFMDLQLIKVMGFALATAVLFDAFIVRMTIIPATMFLLDARAWSIPRWLGRLLPNVDIEGEKLTSGLT; from the coding sequence GTGTCGCGTTTGTTGTATCGGCTCGGTCGCGCCGCGTATACGCACAGATTGAAGTTTATTGCCATGTGGTTGCTGCTTTTTGCGGCGGCCGCAGTGGCAGCGGGGGCGTTAGCGAAGCCACCAAGTAATTCATTTAGCATGCCAGGCGCGGAGTCGGTGGAAGCTCAGGAGGAAATCAGCCGGCGTTTCAACACGTCAGAGGATGAACTTACAGCTCCAACCGGCATGATTGTGGTCAAGGCGAAAGAGGGCACCCTCAGCGACCCGGAGCAGGCGGTGAAAATTGACGCGATCGTCGATAAGCTGAAGCATTCGGATGCGCTGAAGAGCAAAGATATGATCGTGAACCCGGTGGCAGCGGACGCGGCGATGCGGCAGGGCAACCCCAACAGCGCGGACGTGGACGAGCAGTCACCACTGAGTCCGGATAAGACAACGGGGATTATCCAGGTGATGTTTGATGCAGCGAAAATGCAGGATGTTGATAAAAATAAGGTAGCGGACGTTACTAAACTGCTGAAAGACAACGCGGATGGCCTTGACATTGCCTACACGGGCAACGCATTTGACGGCGCAGAGCAACCGGGCATGCAGAGCGAGCTGGCGGGTGTTCTCGTGGCAGCTGTGGTGCTGCTAGTCACGTTCGGATCGCTGGTGGCTGCAGGAATGCCGCTGGCCACGGCAATCGTGGGCGTCCTGCTTGGCTCGCTGGGCATTAACGCGGCGTCGGGCCTGACGGACAGCATCGATCAGAACACCACAACCCTGGCCACGATGATCGGCCTGGCCGTTGGCATTGATTATGCGTTGTTTATTCTGTCGCGTTTCCGCAGCGAGCTGATCCAGTACGTGGACGGCCATAACTTGACTCCTAAGGAGCTGGCACAACGTCTGCGCAGCATTCCCCGAGACAAGCGCGCGCATCTGGCGGGGCTGGCCGTGGGTAAGGCGGGCACGGCCGTAGTGTTCGCCGGGCTGACGGTGATTATTGCACTGGTGGCGCTGGTGATTATCAATATTCCGATCATGTCCGCCATGTCACTGGGTGCTGCGGGAACAGTGGCTATTGCCGTGCTGGTAGCTATCGGTTTACTTCCCGCAATTCTGGGACTGTGGGGCACCCGTGCGTTTGCGGCACGCATGCCCTTTATCAAGGCTCCCGACCCAGAGCAGGAGACCCCGACGATGGGTACCCGCTGGGTGCGCATGATCCGCAAACACCCGGCCTTGTTCCTGGTGGCAGGCGTTCTTGCGCTGGCGCTACTGGCTATCCCCGCTGCACAGCTGCGCTTGGCCATGCCGACAGGTGGCAGTGCGGCCGCGCCGGGTTCGCCGAGCCGCACCGCCTACACCATGATTGAGGATGCCTTCGGCCCCGGCCGCCAGGCACCGATGATCGCGCTTGTCGACGTCGCGTCCCTCCCCGAGCAGCAACGCCCCGAGGCATTCACCACCGCCGTCCGCGATTTCGCAGGAATGGATGGCGTGAAAAATGCCCAGATTGCCACAGTCAACGATGCTGGCGATGCCGCCCAAGTGATGATCATCCCCTCGAATGGCGCGACAGATAAACGCACTGTGGATTTGTTGCACAATCTGCGGGATCACAAGTCGGATTTCCAGGAGCAGACGGGTGCCTCGTACCGCATCACAGGCATGGCACCGATAGTCCAGGATCTTTCCGACCGGCTCTCTGGCGTACTGATCCCCTACGTTGCCATTGTCGTTGCGCTGGCGTTTGTGCTGCTCATGGTGGTATTCCGTTCCATCTGGGTGCCTCTGATTGCCGCGCTGGGATTTGCACTATCGGTGGCAGCAACATTCGGCATTACGGTGCTGATCTGGCAGGAGGGCTTCGCCGGACTGGTCTCGGACCCGCAGCCCCTGATCAGCCAACTTCCGATCATATTGATTGGTAGTGTGTTCGGGTTGGCTATGGACTACCAGGTATTCCTGGTCACTCGCATGCGCGAGGGGTACCACCACGGCATGAACGCTGGGCCTGCGGTAGTGTACGGCTTCAAGCATGGTGCCCGCGTGGTCACAGCAGCCGCGTTGATCATGATCAGTGTGTTCGCCGCCTTCATGTTTATGGACCTGCAACTCATCAAAGTCATGGGGTTTGCCCTGGCCACGGCGGTGCTGTTTGACGCCTTCATTGTGCGCATGACCATCATTCCCGCCACCATGTTCCTTCTCGACGCCCGTGCTTGGAGCATTCCACGCTGGCTCGGCCGCCTACTCCCCAACGTTGACATCGAGGGAGAGAAACTTACCTCAGGGTTAACGTAA
- a CDS encoding DMT family transporter produces the protein MQSNFIAVLFALASALTIAWGTVVRHRIAEQAPGDGSRFTNAPILTVISRPLWWAGTGTALLGYFLQTIALGFGTLLVVQPVLVLSLMFTLPLSALYDGRRISKTETFWSGALTVAVAVLVILGRPLPGITHPPLERWVPALAVGIVVMAGLERFAHIRPNREKALILGIVTGALFGYVAVLSKAAVEIYQYYGVIGLITNWEGYALILGATLGTAVQQSSFNAGALKNSLPAMTISEPIVAFSLGYIVLGEKFQVTDLGWLWMALALITMIISTVVLSQKSMKE, from the coding sequence GTGCAAAGCAATTTTATTGCTGTGCTGTTCGCACTCGCCTCCGCGCTCACCATCGCCTGGGGGACAGTCGTGCGGCACCGCATCGCCGAACAAGCCCCCGGTGACGGATCCAGGTTCACAAACGCCCCGATCCTTACCGTCATTAGCCGACCCCTCTGGTGGGCAGGCACAGGAACAGCCCTGCTTGGGTACTTCCTGCAAACCATCGCCCTGGGTTTTGGCACGCTGCTGGTGGTGCAGCCAGTACTGGTGCTCTCCCTCATGTTCACCCTTCCGCTTTCCGCGCTTTACGACGGCCGCCGCATCAGCAAAACCGAAACCTTCTGGTCCGGGGCACTCACCGTAGCGGTGGCCGTTTTGGTGATCCTCGGACGACCGCTTCCCGGAATCACACACCCGCCCCTTGAGCGGTGGGTACCTGCCCTAGCGGTCGGCATCGTTGTCATGGCCGGCTTAGAACGCTTTGCGCACATCCGACCCAACCGCGAAAAAGCCCTCATCCTCGGCATAGTCACCGGCGCGCTCTTCGGCTACGTCGCTGTGCTCTCCAAAGCAGCCGTGGAAATCTACCAGTACTACGGCGTGATCGGATTGATCACCAACTGGGAAGGCTACGCTCTGATCCTCGGCGCGACACTCGGGACCGCCGTGCAACAATCCTCCTTCAACGCGGGCGCGCTGAAAAACTCCCTGCCCGCCATGACCATTTCCGAACCCATCGTCGCCTTCAGCCTCGGCTACATCGTGCTTGGCGAAAAATTCCAGGTCACCGACCTCGGTTGGCTCTGGATGGCCCTCGCCCTGATCACCATGATCATCTCCACCGTGGTGCTGTCCCAGAAGAGCATGAAGGAGTAG
- a CDS encoding aspartate kinase, producing MALIVQKYGGSSLESAERIRRVAERIVATKKQGNDVVVVCSAMGDTTDELLDLAAQVNPVPPAREMDMLLTAGERISNALVAMAIESFGAEAQSFTGSQAGVLTTERHGNARIVDVTPGRVREALDNGKICLVAGFQGVNKDTRDVTTLGRGGSDTTAVALAAALKADVCEIYSDVDGVYTADPRIVPNAQKLEKLSFEEMLELAAVGSKILVLRSVEYARAFDVPLRVRSSYSNDPGTLVAGSMEDIPVEEAVLTGVATDNSEAKVTVLGLQDSPGEAAKVFRVLADSEINIDMVLQNISSLEDNCTDITFTCPRADGPRAMELLKKLQVDGVCKNVLYDDQIGKVSLVGAGMRSHPGVTAVFCEAVRDAGVNIELISTSEIRISVLIREADMAKAARAIHDAFDLGGDTEAVVYAGTGR from the coding sequence GTGGCATTGATCGTACAGAAATATGGGGGATCTTCGCTGGAGAGCGCTGAGCGGATACGTCGAGTTGCTGAACGGATTGTTGCCACTAAAAAGCAGGGGAACGATGTTGTTGTCGTGTGTTCTGCGATGGGTGACACCACCGATGAGCTTCTTGATCTTGCCGCGCAGGTGAACCCGGTGCCGCCGGCGCGTGAGATGGATATGTTGCTTACCGCTGGTGAGCGTATATCCAATGCGCTGGTAGCTATGGCCATTGAGTCGTTTGGGGCCGAAGCGCAGTCGTTTACTGGCTCGCAGGCGGGGGTGCTCACCACGGAACGGCATGGTAACGCCCGGATTGTGGATGTGACGCCGGGCCGTGTGCGGGAGGCGCTGGATAACGGCAAGATTTGCCTCGTAGCCGGATTCCAGGGCGTGAATAAGGACACGCGTGATGTGACAACGTTGGGGCGTGGCGGATCCGATACCACTGCTGTGGCGTTGGCGGCGGCGTTGAAAGCGGATGTGTGCGAGATCTATTCGGATGTGGATGGCGTGTACACCGCCGACCCCCGCATTGTTCCTAATGCTCAGAAGTTGGAGAAGCTTTCCTTTGAGGAGATGCTAGAGCTGGCTGCGGTTGGTTCTAAAATTTTGGTGCTGCGTAGTGTGGAGTATGCGCGCGCTTTTGATGTCCCACTCCGCGTTCGTTCGTCGTACAGTAATGACCCCGGCACGCTCGTTGCTGGATCAATGGAGGATATCCCCGTGGAAGAAGCAGTACTCACCGGTGTAGCAACCGATAATTCCGAGGCGAAAGTCACCGTGCTGGGCTTGCAGGATAGCCCCGGTGAGGCGGCGAAAGTATTCCGCGTGCTGGCGGATAGCGAGATCAACATTGACATGGTGCTGCAGAACATTTCCTCCCTGGAGGACAACTGCACCGACATCACCTTCACATGCCCGCGTGCCGACGGTCCCCGCGCCATGGAGTTGCTGAAAAAACTGCAGGTAGATGGCGTGTGTAAGAATGTGCTGTACGACGACCAGATTGGCAAGGTTTCCTTGGTCGGTGCAGGTATGCGTTCCCATCCGGGCGTTACCGCCGTCTTCTGTGAGGCGGTACGCGATGCCGGGGTAAATATTGAGCTCATTTCCACGTCGGAAATCCGCATTTCGGTGCTGATCCGTGAAGCTGACATGGCTAAAGCTGCCCGCGCGATTCACGATGCGTTTGATCTGGGCGGCGACACCGAGGCCGTGGTGTACGCCGGAACCGGCCGCTAA
- a CDS encoding aspartate-semialdehyde dehydrogenase, which translates to MTTIAVVGATGQVGRVMRSILEERNFPLDNIRFFASARSAGTTLPFGGKDIVVEDLAQVTEESLKGIDIALFSAGGSTSKQYAPIFAAAGAVVVDNSSAWRKDPEVPLIVSEVNPGEKDNLVKGIIANPNCTTMAAMPVLKPLHDAAGLTRLHVSSYQAVSGSGIAGVDALAKQVAEVGDRNVELAHDGSIVAPEDLGPYVAPIAYNALPLAGNIVDDGSGETDEEQKLRNESRKILNIPDLRVAGTCVRVPVFTGHTLTIHAEFDRPITPEQAKDLLANAPGVELADVPTPLAAAGKDTSLVGRIRHDQSVDDNRGLVLVVSGDNLRKGAALNTIQIAELLVD; encoded by the coding sequence ATGACCACCATTGCCGTTGTCGGTGCCACGGGCCAGGTTGGCCGCGTGATGCGTTCTATTCTTGAAGAGCGCAACTTCCCGTTGGATAACATTCGGTTTTTTGCTTCGGCACGGTCCGCTGGCACGACCCTTCCTTTCGGTGGGAAAGACATTGTGGTGGAGGACTTGGCGCAGGTGACAGAGGAGTCCCTGAAGGGTATTGACATCGCGTTGTTCTCTGCGGGTGGGTCCACGTCCAAGCAGTACGCCCCGATCTTTGCCGCAGCGGGCGCTGTGGTGGTGGATAATTCCTCCGCATGGCGTAAAGACCCTGAGGTGCCGCTGATCGTCTCGGAAGTGAACCCGGGGGAGAAGGACAACCTGGTTAAAGGGATCATCGCTAACCCGAACTGCACGACCATGGCGGCGATGCCGGTGCTGAAGCCGCTTCACGACGCCGCTGGCCTCACCCGTCTGCACGTGTCCTCCTACCAGGCGGTATCCGGCTCGGGCATCGCGGGTGTGGATGCGCTGGCCAAGCAAGTTGCTGAGGTGGGGGACCGGAACGTGGAACTCGCCCACGACGGTTCGATTGTTGCACCTGAAGACCTCGGTCCTTATGTCGCTCCCATCGCCTATAATGCATTGCCGCTGGCGGGGAATATCGTCGATGACGGCTCGGGCGAGACGGATGAGGAGCAGAAGCTGCGCAATGAGTCCCGCAAGATCCTGAACATTCCCGATCTTCGGGTAGCTGGCACCTGTGTGCGTGTGCCTGTGTTTACCGGCCATACGTTGACCATTCATGCCGAGTTTGACCGCCCCATCACCCCCGAGCAGGCTAAGGATTTGCTTGCCAACGCCCCCGGTGTGGAGCTTGCCGATGTGCCAACCCCGCTCGCTGCTGCGGGTAAAGATACGTCCTTGGTGGGACGTATCCGTCACGATCAGTCGGTGGACGATAATCGCGGTTTGGTGCTGGTGGTCTCAGGTGACAACCTGCGCAAAGGTGCCGCGTTGAATACTATCCAGATCGCCGAGCTGTTGGTGGACTAA
- a CDS encoding SpaH/EbpB family LPXTG-anchored major pilin, with protein MRTSKFRCAALLAASAIALSGSLAPSVAFAQNKPSVTSPTSTTVDLEHEVSLTINKYKGELGQTTEPFPGVGFKIEKVYINNPLNTAAGWKEASQLTAETAQIDGSWPAITPQTNGSGQINISTTNLNGAKDFKVGVYKITEQQQTGYTVAKPFLVTLPFVDEGVWKYEQTVKPKNQDVQPTKTVVDEGKTLGDDLEYTIEAPVPADKLSRFAIKDDLPSYLGFNEASGPQVKLINKTGDVNTLIAGTDFVLTKPANGQSGQVSIDFQSDGQRQALENYRQNEPGLKVQIKFTAKLLSVPDNGKVDNDAVVDLPNNVSVTTNKDGNPGASSHFGQLVITKKGEDNARLTDEQRTMTGAEFQLYRCTEESGKWTVKGSPINGSSEPTTNSKTNTFVTPRGANLTTSVTVYGVQHEGRVNNADVTDELCVVETKAPSGFALNPEPQPVVNANPKVGNNDFNMTAEVMDYSDSAIGQLPATGEKGVFALMAAGLALLIGGVWARLRHNRKQAHGA; from the coding sequence ATGAGGACTTCTAAGTTTCGATGTGCTGCACTGTTGGCAGCAAGCGCCATTGCCCTTTCCGGCTCACTGGCTCCCTCTGTCGCGTTTGCGCAGAACAAACCATCCGTCACCAGCCCAACCTCTACCACGGTGGATCTTGAGCACGAGGTCTCGCTGACCATTAACAAGTACAAGGGTGAGCTCGGCCAAACGACGGAACCGTTCCCGGGCGTTGGTTTCAAAATTGAAAAAGTATATATTAATAACCCCCTCAATACGGCAGCCGGGTGGAAAGAGGCTTCCCAACTGACCGCGGAGACTGCCCAGATTGATGGCTCCTGGCCTGCGATCACCCCGCAGACCAACGGCAGTGGTCAGATCAACATCAGCACCACCAACCTCAACGGTGCGAAGGATTTCAAGGTCGGCGTCTATAAGATCACCGAGCAGCAGCAGACCGGTTATACCGTGGCCAAGCCGTTCCTGGTTACCCTGCCGTTCGTGGATGAAGGCGTGTGGAAGTACGAGCAGACCGTCAAGCCAAAAAACCAGGATGTCCAACCCACCAAGACTGTGGTTGATGAAGGTAAAACCCTGGGGGACGACTTGGAATACACCATCGAGGCTCCCGTACCCGCGGACAAGCTTAGCCGCTTCGCAATCAAAGACGACCTGCCATCCTACCTTGGGTTTAATGAAGCCTCCGGCCCTCAGGTAAAACTGATCAACAAAACAGGTGATGTGAATACACTCATCGCAGGCACGGACTTTGTGCTGACTAAACCGGCTAATGGGCAGTCTGGTCAGGTATCCATTGACTTCCAATCGGATGGCCAGCGCCAAGCTCTGGAAAATTATCGTCAAAACGAACCTGGGCTTAAGGTGCAGATAAAGTTCACCGCTAAGCTCCTGTCCGTTCCTGACAACGGCAAAGTGGATAACGACGCCGTGGTGGACCTACCCAACAATGTTTCTGTGACCACCAACAAGGACGGCAACCCCGGTGCATCCTCCCACTTTGGTCAGCTGGTGATCACCAAGAAGGGTGAAGACAACGCACGTCTCACGGACGAGCAGAGGACCATGACAGGTGCGGAATTCCAGCTGTACCGTTGCACCGAGGAAAGTGGCAAGTGGACGGTCAAGGGAAGCCCGATTAACGGATCGAGCGAGCCGACCACGAACAGCAAAACCAACACCTTTGTCACCCCGCGCGGTGCGAACCTGACCACCTCCGTCACCGTGTACGGCGTCCAGCATGAGGGCCGGGTCAACAATGCCGACGTTACTGATGAGCTGTGCGTGGTGGAAACCAAAGCACCGTCTGGTTTTGCTCTGAACCCAGAGCCGCAACCCGTGGTGAATGCTAACCCGAAGGTTGGAAACAACGATTTCAACATGACTGCCGAGGTCATGGACTACAGCGATTCGGCCATCGGCCAGTTGCCAGCCACCGGTGAAAAGGGCGTGTTTGCCCTCATGGCTGCCGGTTTGGCGCTGCTCATCGGCGGTGTGTGGGCGCGTCTGCGCCACAACCGTAAGCAAGCGCACGGTGCCTAA
- a CDS encoding class C sortase, which translates to MVWVSTKPAKHRAADRAPRLSSAPRRTSVLSAILIVMGIVVLLAPVVLTKLHNADQVRIAEQYSASIREMPVDQREQELARAQEWNERLGRFELRDPWSFAPDPESPEYQEYLSVLAMNPVMARLRVPSVGIDLPVYHGSTEKVLAQGAGHVFGSAFPIGGEGTHAALTGHTGVSTSTMFDNLHKVKLGDTFTVETLGKRVAYRVDNIIVVKPEDTQHLQPVQGKDYVTLITCTPYGINSHRLLVRGERLPDDSPALAENVNSDRWQWWMLLAMGLSALAFIYLILGFVKRKKGQQ; encoded by the coding sequence ATGGTGTGGGTAAGCACGAAACCAGCGAAGCATCGTGCGGCTGATCGGGCACCCCGGCTTTCCTCTGCGCCACGCCGCACGTCGGTATTGTCGGCGATCCTTATCGTCATGGGAATAGTTGTGCTTCTGGCTCCCGTGGTCCTGACCAAGTTGCACAACGCTGACCAGGTGCGGATTGCTGAACAGTACTCGGCGTCGATACGCGAGATGCCGGTGGATCAGCGCGAGCAAGAGCTTGCCCGCGCACAGGAGTGGAATGAACGGTTGGGGCGTTTTGAGCTACGCGATCCGTGGAGTTTCGCGCCAGACCCGGAATCCCCCGAATACCAGGAGTACCTGAGTGTGTTGGCGATGAATCCGGTGATGGCGCGCCTGCGGGTCCCGTCGGTGGGTATTGACCTGCCGGTTTACCACGGGTCCACCGAAAAGGTCCTGGCACAGGGGGCTGGGCATGTCTTTGGCAGTGCTTTTCCCATTGGCGGCGAAGGCACGCATGCGGCACTGACGGGTCATACTGGAGTGTCCACATCGACCATGTTTGACAATCTTCACAAGGTGAAGCTGGGTGACACATTCACCGTGGAAACCCTCGGCAAACGAGTGGCGTACCGGGTGGACAACATCATCGTGGTCAAGCCTGAAGATACCCAGCATCTTCAACCTGTGCAGGGCAAAGACTATGTCACCCTGATCACGTGTACTCCCTACGGCATTAACTCGCACCGGCTGTTGGTGCGCGGCGAACGTCTGCCCGACGATTCCCCGGCGCTGGCCGAAAATGTTAATTCCGACCGCTGGCAATGGTGGATGCTCCTGGCCATGGGCTTGTCTGCGCTGGCGTTTATCTACCTCATCCTGGGGTTTGTGAAACGGAAGAAAGGACAACAATGA
- a CDS encoding SpaH/EbpB family LPXTG-anchored major pilin: MTRTVELLVSSLLVVLLIVLGVATMPAADAHPQFDAGRTAQLSIHKTASSTDTAQEPLAGVVFGIQKVNGIDLNSNEGWKELSTLDARDVQQHPERLGELTHVATRMVDATTAAAVFSDLPLGVYLVTEQPARIGDVSYSVVAPFLVPLPMNTGDGWNYDVVVQAKNQPISITKTASATNVQSGDDITYTLDSTIPAPDTQGKLYRYIVTDPLPSAVAYRSAELALTGFDGAPQLRADTDYTVRYDAASREVTLTVTESGLRTLADARAHNAAAHVLASIRVTAVGNPGDPIDNTAAFFPDGYDPATSKGISSNTHRIVIADHKPPVDGSGNNSGGAASGASGGGPASNGTSADTPTSWLQRRGVLRQGQLALTGAGIYGLCIAGATALFAGAALMYYRDRKQRKAKR, encoded by the coding sequence ATGACACGCACAGTCGAGTTGCTGGTGTCTTCACTTCTGGTTGTACTGCTGATTGTGCTCGGTGTGGCGACGATGCCCGCCGCCGACGCGCATCCTCAGTTTGACGCAGGCCGTACAGCGCAACTGAGTATCCACAAAACCGCAAGTTCCACTGACACGGCGCAGGAGCCTCTTGCGGGTGTGGTGTTTGGCATCCAAAAAGTCAATGGAATTGACTTAAACAGCAACGAAGGGTGGAAAGAACTCTCTACGCTTGACGCTCGGGACGTGCAACAACATCCCGAACGACTCGGAGAACTCACCCATGTGGCTACCCGCATGGTAGATGCCACCACAGCCGCCGCAGTGTTTTCGGACCTCCCGCTCGGCGTCTACCTGGTCACGGAGCAACCCGCGCGTATTGGCGACGTGTCCTACTCCGTGGTGGCGCCATTCCTCGTGCCGTTGCCGATGAACACGGGCGACGGTTGGAACTATGACGTTGTGGTGCAGGCAAAAAACCAGCCCATTTCCATCACCAAAACCGCTTCCGCGACTAACGTTCAGTCCGGTGATGACATCACCTACACCCTGGACAGCACCATCCCGGCCCCCGATACGCAGGGAAAACTATACCGCTACATAGTTACTGACCCCCTGCCGAGTGCCGTCGCGTACCGCTCCGCCGAGCTTGCCCTCACTGGTTTCGATGGGGCACCGCAACTTCGTGCCGACACCGACTACACCGTGCGTTACGACGCCGCCAGTCGCGAGGTTACCCTCACCGTCACCGAATCCGGTCTGCGCACGCTTGCCGACGCCCGCGCCCACAACGCCGCTGCCCATGTGCTCGCCAGTATTCGGGTTACCGCTGTGGGTAATCCGGGTGACCCCATTGACAACACGGCAGCGTTCTTCCCTGATGGCTACGACCCGGCCACGAGTAAGGGAATCTCATCAAACACGCACCGGATTGTGATTGCAGACCACAAACCACCTGTTGATGGTTCTGGAAATAACAGCGGAGGTGCTGCCAGTGGTGCTTCTGGCGGTGGGCCTGCTAGCAACGGGACTTCCGCCGACACACCCACATCGTGGCTGCAACGCCGAGGAGTGTTGCGTCAGGGGCAACTGGCACTTACCGGTGCCGGAATTTACGGATTATGCATCGCAGGCGCCACCGCGCTGTTCGCCGGTGCAGCACTCATGTATTACAGGGACAGAAAACAAAGGAAAGCGAAACGATGA